The following are from one region of the Stanieria cyanosphaera PCC 7437 genome:
- the gnd gene encoding decarboxylating NADP(+)-dependent phosphogluconate dehydrogenase — protein sequence MTPRTFGVIGLAVMGENLALNVESRGFPIAVYNRTAAKTEEFMAIRAKDKNVQAAYSLEEFVQALERPRKILVMVKAGKPVDAVIEQLKPLLDEGDMIIDGGNSLYEDTERRTNELEATGLGFVGMGVSGGEEGALNGPSLMPGGTEAAYNELEPILTKIAAQVDDGPCVTYIGPRGAGHYVKMVHNGIEYGDMQLIAEAYDILKNALGLDHLQLHKVFADWNTTDELNSFLIEITADIFTFIDPQTDLPLVDLIFDSAGQKGTGRWTIVSSLELGVPIPTMYAAVNARVMSSYKAERVAAAKLLTGPTGKYEGDIPAFINKVRDALYCSKMCSYAQGMALLAKASAEYNYNLDLAEIARIWKGGCIIRAGFLDKIKTAFNENPSLPNLLLAPEFKQTILDRQEAWREVLAVASHLGIPVPAFSSSLDYFDSYRRANLPQNLTQAQRDYFGAHTYERTDKPRGEFFHTEWTKASEMSLQTGHTD from the coding sequence ATGACACCAAGAACTTTCGGCGTAATCGGTTTAGCCGTAATGGGAGAAAACCTAGCTCTTAATGTGGAAAGTAGAGGCTTTCCTATTGCTGTCTATAACCGAACAGCAGCTAAAACTGAAGAATTTATGGCGATAAGAGCCAAAGACAAAAATGTTCAAGCTGCCTATTCTCTTGAAGAATTTGTTCAAGCTTTAGAACGTCCTCGCAAGATTTTAGTAATGGTTAAGGCGGGGAAACCTGTCGATGCAGTTATCGAACAACTTAAACCTCTCCTTGATGAAGGAGATATGATCATTGATGGCGGTAACTCTCTTTATGAAGATACGGAGAGACGTACCAATGAACTAGAAGCTACTGGACTTGGTTTTGTTGGCATGGGAGTTAGTGGTGGTGAAGAAGGCGCACTTAATGGCCCTAGTTTAATGCCTGGTGGTACAGAAGCAGCCTATAATGAATTAGAACCAATCCTGACTAAAATTGCTGCTCAAGTCGATGATGGTCCTTGTGTTACCTATATCGGTCCTCGGGGTGCTGGTCACTATGTCAAAATGGTTCACAACGGTATTGAATACGGCGATATGCAATTAATTGCGGAAGCCTATGACATTCTCAAAAATGCCTTGGGACTCGATCATTTGCAGCTACACAAAGTATTTGCGGACTGGAATACTACCGATGAGTTAAATTCTTTCTTGATTGAGATTACCGCCGATATTTTCACTTTTATCGATCCTCAAACTGATTTACCCTTAGTAGATTTAATTTTTGATTCGGCAGGACAAAAAGGTACGGGAAGATGGACAATCGTAAGTTCTTTAGAATTAGGCGTACCAATTCCAACTATGTATGCTGCAGTTAATGCCAGAGTAATGTCATCTTATAAAGCAGAAAGAGTTGCTGCTGCTAAATTGTTAACTGGTCCCACTGGCAAATATGAAGGTGACATACCAGCCTTCATCAATAAAGTTCGGGATGCTCTCTACTGCTCGAAAATGTGTTCCTATGCTCAAGGGATGGCATTACTAGCTAAAGCATCAGCAGAATATAATTACAATCTTGATTTGGCAGAAATTGCTCGAATTTGGAAAGGTGGTTGTATTATTCGGGCTGGTTTCCTTGACAAAATTAAAACAGCCTTTAACGAAAATCCCTCTCTACCTAATTTGCTACTAGCACCCGAATTTAAACAGACTATTTTAGATCGTCAGGAAGCTTGGCGAGAAGTGTTAGCAGTAGCCAGTCATCTTGGTATTCCTGTACCTGCTTTTAGTTCTTCTTTAGACTATTTTGATAGCTATCGACGGGCTAATTTACCACAAAATCTAACTCAAGCTCAAAGAGATTATTTTGGCGCACATACCTACGAACGCACAGATAAACCTAGAGGAGAATTTTTCCATACTGAATGGACTAAAGCCAGTGAAATGTCTTTACAGACTGGTCATACTGATTAG
- the rodA gene encoding rod shape-determining protein RodA, with the protein MRLKSRSKSKTRSRFQLGDVFKKHLLAFFSPWLHLDWFLLLLVVGLTIFGGLTILSTELYEQLDRGYQHWLIGGVGLAISLTIARCPYQVLLKWHWLTYALTNLSLIAVMVNGVTANGAQSWITIGGFNVQPSEFAKVGVIITLAALLHNKDTANLGAVIRTLAITAVPWTLIFLQPDLGTSLVFGVITIAMLYWANANPGWLLLLLSPLISAILYHVYLPAWIIFAIAMIAIAWLTLPMKLLSSLIALGINCAAVELGNIFWGLLKDYQKDRLILFLDPEKDPLGGGYHLIQSRIAIGAGGMWGQGFNHGTQTQLNFIPEQHTDFIFSAVGEEWGFIGSVLLLLVFWLICVRLVLIATRAKDNFGSLLAIGILAMIVFPVIVNISMTIGLAPITGIPLPWMSYGRSALLSNFIAIGLVQSVVNHASQKKRKDYFLG; encoded by the coding sequence ATGCGTCTCAAATCTCGCTCAAAATCTAAAACTCGTTCTCGATTTCAGCTGGGAGATGTTTTTAAAAAACACTTACTAGCTTTTTTCTCTCCTTGGCTACATCTCGATTGGTTTTTACTGCTACTGGTAGTAGGTTTGACCATTTTTGGTGGTTTGACTATTCTCAGTACAGAATTGTATGAACAACTCGATCGCGGTTATCAACATTGGTTGATTGGCGGAGTTGGTTTAGCTATATCCTTAACAATTGCTCGTTGTCCCTATCAAGTTTTACTGAAATGGCATTGGTTGACTTATGCTTTAACTAATTTATCTTTGATTGCGGTAATGGTTAACGGTGTAACCGCTAATGGGGCGCAAAGTTGGATTACTATTGGTGGTTTTAATGTCCAACCATCAGAGTTTGCCAAGGTGGGCGTAATTATTACCTTAGCTGCTTTATTACACAATAAAGACACTGCAAATTTGGGTGCAGTTATACGCACTCTAGCTATTACGGCTGTTCCTTGGACATTAATTTTTTTACAGCCAGATTTAGGTACTTCACTTGTCTTTGGTGTAATTACGATCGCTATGCTTTATTGGGCAAATGCTAACCCCGGTTGGTTACTTTTACTTCTTTCTCCCTTAATTTCAGCAATTCTCTATCACGTTTATCTTCCTGCCTGGATTATTTTTGCGATCGCTATGATCGCCATTGCCTGGCTGACTCTGCCAATGAAACTGCTTTCTTCTTTAATCGCTTTAGGAATTAATTGTGCTGCGGTAGAGTTGGGTAATATTTTTTGGGGATTATTGAAAGATTATCAAAAAGACCGCTTGATTTTGTTTCTCGATCCTGAAAAAGACCCTTTAGGGGGAGGATATCACCTGATTCAATCTCGCATTGCGATCGGTGCTGGAGGAATGTGGGGGCAAGGATTCAATCACGGTACACAAACTCAACTTAATTTTATCCCCGAACAGCATACTGATTTTATCTTTTCTGCCGTAGGTGAGGAATGGGGTTTTATTGGTAGTGTGTTATTATTGTTGGTTTTTTGGTTAATTTGCGTACGATTAGTTTTAATTGCTACTAGAGCTAAAGATAACTTTGGTTCTCTCCTAGCTATTGGCATTTTAGCTATGATTGTTTTCCCAGTCATTGTTAACATTAGTATGACGATTGGACTTGCTCCTATTACGGGTATTCCTTTGCCTTGGATGAGTTACGGTCGTTCGGCATTGTTAAGTAATTTTATAGCAATTGGATTAGTACAATCGGTAGTTAATCATGCCAGTCAGAAAAAGAGAAAAGATTATTTTCTTGGTTAA
- a CDS encoding serine/threonine protein kinase, whose product MFNNLQILQEKYQLQKQLGRTAAGHQTWLATDVNTEEKVTIKLLAFSPQMHWEELKLFEREAQVLQTLDHPRIPKYRDYFDLDKQIGEGVPWFALVQDYIPGFSLQELLEQGKRFSEAKIRKIAQETLEILIYLHQLCPPVLHRDLKPSNLILGEDEHIYLIDFGAVQAQAAVTGVTFTVVGTSGYAPLEQFWGRAVAASDLYALGATLIHLLTGISPADLPHQDSRIQFRDRVNLQPDLIDWLEKITELAVEKRFANAEVALKALLSGRFISSTKKPKSFTNKLFQPYTSRIQLEQNERQLKIKIPAGGLARFNEVFNAGCGGLFVYYLLFSFSFILSAFTPTIGLFIWSFVGVYAALLCGTKTNISFEENTLELTRTFLGKKYGKQTYFNSEIIDIFIQRTGSIFQVGIRTINHTYNLGGALSQDEAVWLAGEIRQWLNLNG is encoded by the coding sequence GTGTTTAATAATCTACAAATCTTACAAGAAAAATATCAACTTCAAAAACAGTTAGGACGTACTGCAGCAGGACATCAAACTTGGCTGGCAACAGATGTAAATACTGAAGAGAAAGTAACAATTAAATTGTTAGCTTTCAGTCCCCAAATGCATTGGGAAGAACTAAAATTATTTGAGCGAGAAGCACAAGTATTACAAACACTAGATCATCCTCGTATTCCCAAATATCGAGATTATTTCGATTTAGATAAACAAATTGGTGAAGGAGTGCCTTGGTTTGCACTGGTACAGGATTATATTCCAGGTTTTTCTTTGCAAGAATTATTAGAACAGGGTAAGCGTTTTAGTGAGGCAAAAATTCGTAAAATTGCCCAAGAAACTCTAGAAATATTAATATATCTCCATCAATTGTGTCCTCCTGTACTTCATCGGGATCTCAAACCCAGTAATTTAATCTTGGGAGAAGATGAACATATTTATTTAATTGATTTTGGTGCAGTACAAGCCCAAGCAGCAGTTACAGGAGTAACTTTTACAGTGGTGGGAACAAGTGGTTATGCACCGCTAGAACAGTTTTGGGGACGTGCTGTTGCAGCTTCTGATTTATATGCCTTGGGAGCAACTTTAATTCACTTACTTACTGGAATCTCACCTGCGGATTTGCCTCATCAAGATTCTCGAATTCAATTTCGCGACCGCGTTAATCTTCAGCCAGATTTAATTGATTGGCTAGAAAAAATTACCGAATTAGCTGTAGAAAAACGTTTTGCTAACGCGGAAGTTGCTTTGAAAGCTTTATTATCTGGTAGATTTATTTCTAGTACGAAAAAGCCTAAATCTTTCACAAATAAGTTATTTCAACCATATACGAGTCGAATTCAACTGGAACAAAATGAACGACAATTAAAAATTAAAATTCCCGCAGGAGGATTAGCTAGATTTAATGAGGTTTTTAATGCTGGTTGTGGAGGATTGTTTGTTTATTATTTATTATTTTCGTTTAGTTTTATTTTGAGTGCTTTTACTCCAACAATAGGATTATTTATTTGGAGTTTTGTGGGCGTTTATGCTGCTCTTTTGTGCGGTACTAAAACCAATATTTCTTTTGAAGAAAATACTTTGGAATTAACTAGAACTTTTTTAGGCAAAAAGTATGGTAAGCAAACTTATTTTAATTCAGAAATTATCGATATTTTTATTCAGCGTACCGGTTCAATTTTTCAGGTAGGGATTCGGACAATCAATCATACTTATAATCTTGGTGGTGCTTTAAGTCAGGACGAAGCTGTTTGGCTGGCAGGAGAAATTAGACAATGGTTAAATTTAAATGGTTAA
- a CDS encoding pentapeptide repeat-containing protein gives MKNILFAATTLSIISLSISTQAENLSDLNQLLATKNCSQCDLTNSGLVMADLSGGNLSGANLVNANLSQANLSGIDLSGANLTGASLYGANLTGANLTGANLAGTDLRNAYLTNTNLTDVDLSTAHIEGTKGISTSAGTPEQFYRWAVRETERGNFRAAVEHYNRAINIDPEFAPAYLGIGLIEYGFDNRVKAQEKAEIAANLFKKQDNKLGYETSQDFLHKMKLIETLEAENAKKEQGSGNFGKFIGGLGSLMLRLLL, from the coding sequence ATGAAAAATATTTTATTCGCTGCGACTACTTTAAGTATTATTTCTTTAAGTATTTCCACTCAAGCAGAAAATTTATCTGATCTTAATCAATTATTAGCTACTAAAAATTGTTCTCAATGTGATTTAACCAATTCTGGTTTAGTCATGGCTGATTTATCAGGAGGAAATTTAAGTGGTGCTAATTTAGTCAATGCTAATCTTAGTCAAGCTAATCTGTCTGGGATTGATTTAAGCGGTGCTAATTTAACAGGGGCTTCTTTATATGGTGCTAATTTAACAGGGGCTAATTTAACGGGGGCTAATTTAGCAGGAACAGATTTAAGGAATGCTTATCTAACTAATACAAATCTTACTGATGTCGATTTGAGTACTGCCCACATCGAAGGCACAAAAGGAATTTCGACAAGCGCAGGAACACCAGAACAATTTTATCGTTGGGCGGTAAGAGAGACGGAAAGAGGAAATTTTCGTGCTGCGGTGGAACATTATAATCGGGCAATTAATATTGATCCAGAATTTGCGCCTGCTTATTTGGGGATAGGATTAATTGAATATGGTTTTGATAATCGGGTTAAAGCACAAGAAAAAGCGGAAATAGCTGCTAATTTATTTAAAAAACAGGATAATAAACTTGGCTATGAGACAAGTCAAGATTTTCTGCACAAAATGAAGTTAATTGAGACATTAGAAGCAGAAAACGCCAAAAAAGAACAAGGTTCTGGCAATTTTGGTAAATTTATTGGTGGACTTGGTTCTTTGATGCTTAGACTTCTTTTATAA
- a CDS encoding DUF6629 family protein → MCFSASASFTASVLLIPTGIYCLREAATKDKTYLAIASLPLFFGIQQAFEGLLWLGIASNHTQTVHSAALGFLFFSHFFWLFWIPGSAYSVETNQLLKKVLAIFTLVGFIYGACLYLPLLNYSDWLEIHVIEHSISYRINFFFNNQVFLPKDFSWIVYMLIVLIPLFICSNRSFNLLGALMFISAMITYLVFSYAFISVWCFFAAIISIYLIYIISQSANPESNQLLS, encoded by the coding sequence ATGTGTTTTTCTGCTTCTGCTAGTTTTACAGCTTCTGTATTATTAATTCCGACAGGAATCTATTGTCTTAGAGAGGCAGCCACAAAAGACAAAACCTATCTTGCGATCGCGTCTTTGCCTCTATTTTTTGGAATTCAACAAGCTTTTGAAGGATTGCTTTGGTTAGGAATTGCTTCCAATCATACTCAAACAGTTCATTCTGCTGCTTTGGGTTTTTTGTTTTTTTCTCACTTTTTCTGGTTGTTTTGGATTCCTGGTTCGGCTTATTCAGTAGAAACAAATCAACTATTGAAGAAGGTATTGGCAATATTTACTTTAGTTGGTTTTATTTATGGTGCTTGCTTATATTTGCCTTTATTAAATTACAGCGATTGGCTAGAAATTCACGTAATCGAGCATTCAATTTCTTATCGAATAAATTTCTTTTTTAATAATCAGGTTTTCTTGCCAAAAGATTTTAGTTGGATAGTTTATATGTTGATTGTTTTGATTCCCTTGTTTATTTGCTCTAATCGGAGCTTTAATCTTTTGGGAGCTTTAATGTTTATTTCAGCAATGATTACTTATCTTGTGTTTAGTTATGCTTTTATTTCTGTATGGTGTTTTTTCGCTGCGATTATTTCAATTTATTTAATTTACATTATTAGTCAATCAGCCAATCCAGAATCAAACCAATTACTATCTTAA